A genomic window from Streptomyces sp. NBC_01429 includes:
- a CDS encoding alpha/beta hydrolase, which yields MRRTLSLGLTAAAIAVVAVPGTSAAETQSAKTPSTVRWGECPEDSALPGLECSVLDVPLDYRHPERKTIEVAISRLASTKPEKRRGVLFTNPGGPGGAGLNYPALLKLVGLPQSVLDSYDVIGFDPRGVGHSTPVTCDLTPEQQARGNFPKQPDTLADVAKEATYAKTVAEQCATSKTASLLPHTTTANTARDMDRIRAALGEPKISYDGASYGSYLGAVYTTMFPRHSDRIVLDSNLGPGGYDATAMRMFAHGLQDRFPDFAKFAAEHPEYGLGATPAQVTAKYYELAARLDRKPVREVDGTLFRGATFGSLYTEAGLTELAELWKALDTDIPLPAQPPAQPWENIENLSSVRLAVICGDSRWPRSVRTYQRHVAVDRLRYPMLGAVTANIGPCAYWPTSPVEPQVRIGDRGPSNILMVQNERDPGTPLVGARELRQAFGKRATMVTADEGGHGVYPFGKNECAKDAVTRFLTTGERPSRDRACAAE from the coding sequence ATGCGCAGAACCTTGTCCCTCGGCCTCACCGCCGCCGCGATAGCGGTGGTCGCCGTCCCGGGGACCTCGGCGGCGGAGACGCAGAGCGCGAAGACGCCGAGCACCGTGCGGTGGGGCGAGTGTCCCGAGGACTCCGCCCTGCCGGGGCTGGAGTGCTCGGTCCTCGATGTCCCGCTCGACTACCGGCACCCGGAGAGGAAGACGATAGAGGTCGCCATCTCCCGCCTGGCCAGCACGAAGCCGGAGAAGCGTCGGGGCGTGCTGTTCACCAATCCGGGCGGCCCCGGCGGGGCCGGGCTCAACTACCCGGCCCTGCTCAAGCTGGTCGGTCTGCCGCAGAGCGTCCTGGACTCCTACGACGTGATCGGGTTCGACCCGCGCGGTGTCGGCCACAGCACCCCCGTGACCTGCGACCTGACACCGGAGCAGCAGGCCCGGGGCAACTTCCCGAAGCAGCCGGACACCCTCGCGGACGTCGCGAAGGAGGCGACGTACGCGAAGACCGTCGCCGAGCAGTGCGCCACATCGAAGACGGCGTCGCTGCTGCCGCACACCACCACCGCGAACACCGCGCGGGACATGGACCGTATCCGGGCCGCGCTGGGCGAACCGAAGATCTCGTACGACGGGGCGTCCTACGGCAGCTACCTCGGCGCCGTGTACACGACGATGTTCCCGCGGCACAGCGACCGGATCGTGCTCGACAGCAACCTGGGCCCCGGCGGCTACGACGCGACCGCCATGCGGATGTTCGCCCACGGCCTCCAGGACCGCTTCCCGGACTTCGCGAAGTTCGCCGCCGAGCACCCCGAGTACGGCCTGGGAGCCACCCCCGCGCAGGTGACCGCCAAGTACTACGAACTTGCCGCGCGGCTGGACAGGAAGCCGGTCCGCGAGGTCGACGGAACCCTCTTCCGGGGCGCGACCTTCGGCTCCCTCTACACCGAGGCGGGCCTGACCGAGCTGGCCGAACTGTGGAAGGCCCTCGACACGGACATACCGCTGCCGGCCCAGCCGCCCGCGCAGCCCTGGGAGAACATCGAGAACCTCTCCTCCGTCCGTCTCGCCGTGATCTGCGGCGACTCGCGCTGGCCGCGCTCGGTTCGCACCTACCAGAGGCACGTCGCCGTCGACCGGCTCCGCTACCCGATGCTGGGCGCGGTAACGGCCAATATCGGCCCGTGCGCGTACTGGCCGACCAGCCCTGTCGAGCCGCAGGTGCGCATCGGCGACCGGGGCCCGTCGAACATCCTCATGGTGCAGAACGAGCGCGACCCCGGCACACCGCTGGTCGGCGCCCGCGAGCTGCGGCAGGCGTTCGGCAAGCGGGCCACCATGGTCACGGCCGACGAGGGCGGTCACGGCGTCTACCCGTTCGGCAAGAACGAGTGCGCGAAGGACGCGGTGACCCGCTTCCTGACCACGGGCGAGCGGCCCTCGCGGGATCGCGCCTGCGCGGCGGAATGA